A region of Ictidomys tridecemlineatus isolate mIctTri1 chromosome 4, mIctTri1.hap1, whole genome shotgun sequence DNA encodes the following proteins:
- the LOC101966697 gene encoding olfactory receptor 10AG1, whose protein sequence is MQICKDGEQIIIQKSNTTMIMEFILLGFSDIPHLRWMLFGIFLFLYLTIVMCNSIIILITQTDSFLQTPMYFFLSNFSFVEICYVTVTIPRMLMDLCTQNGNISLYACAMQMCFVLLFGGTESLLLTVMAYDRYVAICNPLQYPVVMSHKVCMQLLATSWVAAVQAATGLTYLIFSLTFCGSNRINHFFCDIPPLLQLTYGDTSVNNIAIYILSIVFSMVPFLLISASYGKIISNILKLSSASGRAKAFSTCSSHLTVVVLFYGTASITYLQPRSNQSEETGKLLSLFYTILIPTLNPIIYTLRNKDITMALRKLLTKLLT, encoded by the exons ATGCAAATCTGTAAAG ATGGAGAACAAATTATAATACAAAAATCAAACACAACTATGATTATGGAATTCATTCTCTTGGGGTTTTCTGATATTCCCCATCTTCGGTGGATGCTTTTTGGAATATTCTTATTCCTATATTTGACTATTGTGATGTGCAATAGCATTATTATACTGATAACACAAACTGACTCTTTTCTTCAAACTCCTATGTATTTCTTCCTTAGCAATTTTTCCTTTGTGGAAATTTGTTATGTAACTGTCACTATCCCAAGAATGCTCATGGACCTATGTACCCAGAATGGAAATATTTCCTTGTATGCCTGTGCTATGCAAATGTGTTTTGTCCTCTTGTTTGGAGGCACAGAGAGCCTCCTCCTGacagtgatggcctatgaccgctatgtggccatttgTAACCCTCTGCAGTACCCTGTAGTCATGAGCCACAAGGTCTGCATGCAGCTGTTGGCCACCTCCTGGGTCGCTGCAGTTCAAGCTGCCACTGGACTAACGTATCTGATTTTCTCTCTGACCTTTTGTGGGTCTAACAGAATTaaccacttcttctgtgacatCCCCCCACTGCTCCAGCTTACTTATGGTGACACATCTGTGAATAACATAGCAATCTACATTTTGTCCATCGTGTTTTCCATGGTTCCATTTCTTCTGATCTCTGCCTCCTATGGCAAAATCATCTCCAACATTCTGAAGTTGTCTTCAGCCAGTGGAAGGGctaaagccttctccacctgctctTCTCACCTGACAGTCGTGGTCTTGTTCTATGGAACAGCTTCTATCACTTACCTTCAACCCAGGTCAAATCAATCTGAGGAAACGGGAAAACTGTtgtctcttttctacaccattttgaTCCCAACTTTAAATCCCATCATATACACTCTGAGGAACAAGGATATCACCATGGCACTGAGGAAACTACTAACTAAGTTATTAACATAG